CAGCAGATCGGGGCAACAGGCAATAGCACAGGAAACGGAGGgtcctcctcttcatcatcgTCCTCCACTCAGTACTACTCCAGCGGGTATTCCAGCAGCTCTCAGGTGATGATGAACTCTGACTCCTCTGAAACCGAGCAGTCCGGGCGCAGCGACGGCCACAGGCAGTTGGTGAAGTACTCCCCACGTGGTTCCCTGTCTGACATGTCTGACGGCTCCTCCAGAGACAGCCCAGAGCCAGTTCCCTTTGAGATCAAGCAAGAAGGCGACAGGCTGGAGATGGATATTACCAATGGCACCACTACTCAGATCATGTTTAACATCCATCGCGGTCTGGCTTCGGTACCCACTCATCACCACCTCCAACAGCATTCTCAGGAGATGGAGGCTGCTTACCACAGCCAGCAACAGCAGCACCATCttcaccatcagcagcaacATCAGGAGCCTGTTCCCTCTATCACGAACCAGCCTGCTCCTCAACCACCTGCTGCACAGAGGAGTGTCATTCTCTATGGCTCAAGCAGTGCCTCCTACGCCGTGGACAGCTTGACAAGGTCCCAGGATACTGATGTGCAAAAGCAGAGCAGCAGTAGCAGCCAGGCGTGTGTCAGCCAACAACCCCACTCCTTTGCCGAGAGCTCCACAGAGACTCTCACAGAGGTGACAAAACAGCTGGAGAGGAAAACATTAGACTCCCCTCCATATGAGCTCGCAGGCAGCCATAATGAGGCTGGAGAGAGACAAGTATACAAAGTTTGTCAGCAGACTCTGCGGGAGCATCAAGAGACCGTTTTGTCCGCGGAGGTTATCCACAGACAAGTGGAGGAAGTCAGCCATCCCCACCTCTATCACCACCAGCCTCATCCTTCATACCTCAGTGCCCAAGACGAGGAGCCACCTGTTCTTGCCTATGAGGGCGAGCTTCCTAATGAGGCTTACTACCAAGGCCAATCAAGTTCCTCTGGTAAAGACACCTCATCTAGTGATGGGGATCCAAGGAGCTCTGACAAAGAGGCCTCTACTGATGATGAGGAGTCCCCCTCCTCGTCCTGCTCAGATCTCGGCAACTACCCCAACcgacatctcagcagcacccacCAGCCGGGCTCCCCTCAACCATCATCCCAGAGCTGCTCTCAGGCCCACGGCCGGGACCCCCAGGGAGAGGTGAAGGGCACAGCATTACCCCACAAACTCAGACTCAAACACCGGGCCATGAGCTCCGGAAGCACTGGAGGCCATTGCTCCGGCCAAGAGTCCCCAACAACCCCTCCCTCTGCCACCCCACCACCCCTCCCTCAGCATCCTTATTTATCCCTGTCGCCACAGCAGAACATTAAGGGCCTGAGCCCAGGAGTGGCCTCGATACTGGCAGCATCAGAGGGGGAGGGCAAGAGGAGAGAGAACGGAAAAAAGGAGACAGGTGGACGACGGAACAAGAGGCGAGATTAGGTGATATGGAATTCGGTGACGGCTGCGTATTCTCCAGTGCTCTTTAAAGTAAAGACAATTGCTCCTCTGTCACTGTCCTGCCGTAATGCCTTTGCCCTGTGATCCACCTCTTGTTGGCGGGACACAAAGCTGAGCTTTTCTACACCCTGAACCTCAACGTCACCAAAAAGGCTGAACTTCTTGTCCTGTAGGACTGTATCATACCTGTAAATATTGTACAGATTTGTCATTTCTTACATCCTCCCCATACTTACAAAAGCACTTTTGTTTATGTGATGAGAGGAGGAATGGAACTACCTACTTTTCTACTTACGCCATTAATGCCACACCATAAAGCGTCAGAGTCAAAgcacattttgaccaaaaagAATGTAGAAAATCAGTGTCACGCTTTATCCGTACTTTAAATTTGTTGCATATCTGGCTGGAGACAAGAACGCATGGCTGAACATGCCTTAATTCAAATCAAACGCAAGCATACTCTTGCAACGTTCCCTCAACCAAAGAAGCTCTAACACCACCAATACTACAAATTTCCAGTTCCATACCTCTTCCCAGACCCTACCTCTATGACCCCCTTATTTCACAAAAGATTTGCATCacctttattttttaagcaCTTGCTTTGTATATTAATGTGAGATATGAATATATGTATctattctaaatatatattttacaaggAAATTTGAATACAAATGCAACAAGGATTTTTGAAATGACCATCCTTTAAGGAATCTGAAtgaaattacagtggaacctcagttttcgtcgTGATTCTGTTCCAAAAGGAAAACCCGAAACCTACGAAaaacgaatacatttttcccagaaGTATTGTAAATCCatccggacacccaaaaatatgaacgcaacacacattttacacagaataatttctgaaaaaaatgtattttatgtgtcTTTGTCAAACCTGTGTTAAAGGTATTTTCGTTTACATCACAATCCTATCGTACAGTCATTTTTCTCGCCTTCTTTaccaaagttctggcacttgcaactttttttgtagctgtatttttttgttttttttaaaaagcgctGCTTCTTcgaacactcagaaatacacagtgcgcttgaacggATCATCAGCGAACAGCACACTGTAGTAGGTGTGAGAAAGGCAATAGATatgagttgttcattgttctgtgtgtgttctatgaacaaataaaccacccccGCACACGTAATGAAGATGATTGAAGGATTCcctggaatctgtctatagtgtcccaaatCTGAAGGAACCACTACCCATTCTTCTCCAACATGTGGATGTTTGGCGgtacaaaaacacatattttgttCGAAAACCAAATCCTACGAAAACACGGGTTtctgaaaaccgaggttccactgtactgtacagccaCATTGTCTGCTGTTGCTACAGGACCCACTCAAATCAAAACGCCTCTCTTGATTGTTACGCTTTTGCATTAATCCTTTGTTAATGCCCTGTTTACACAGAAGTGGCTGTCCAGTTCGGAGAGCCCACAGCACTGAATGGAGAACATTTTGTTTCCTGGGGCGAGTGCCTCATTAATGaaaatgtttggatttttttaacctttaaaCCAGCCTTTAAAAATGTGGTGGAAGTCACCAGCTGCAGGTTATAATAAGCCTTTAGTTTATTTGAGCTTTATCGACCATATCTGTTGTCACCATTCACTGGCCCGATGTATTTATTTCCCTCTTCTCCACTTGCCCATCACTGTATAAAAAAGCCCACAGGAACATAGACAGAATGTGTACATACCTACTAAGATCTGCAGCTTGGAGTTTGAACTGTGATGTAGGCATTCGACGCTTGGGGCTAAATGTAGTATAAGCTGCTAGGCtgtcatgtaaaaatgtacaattactaCACACTTATTGACAAGTTGTAGTGATCATTGCGATTCACTTTGGATAGCAGATAAGATTGCCCCAATTGCCTCCGTTATCCGGTTCTCACTGCAGTGCTGCTGCACAGTGATGTGTAGCCCGCACTGGATCCAAGTGAAACAGAAGTATATGTACCatgtttggctttttggcacTTGTGTATAAATGTAAAGTCCCCTTACCCTCGAACAACACTGTAatgtttatttcattgtttttatatcCTCTTTTTCGTCAAGGTGTTGTTCAGTTTCCCGCTATACTGTGTCTTTTTTCCTATTGACCGTGATGACATGTATTTGCCTCATAGCGCCCCCGACGCCCGCTCCCTCCCTCTTTTCAGTGTGTATTAATCAGTAACGTTTGTGGTTTTGCTGATGGTTTTATGAAAAAGACAAGTGGACGAAAAATAATCAACAGGCACAGGTAATGTGGTGTTTGAGATGGGTATCGAGGTTGGTCCGGCTGGTCATTGCCATCGCTTCCTTTTGACATGAACATGTATGTAATGACGCTAATGTGGATGATGGGAGCATTTCAAGAccgaaaaagaaataaaaagaatgTTGACCCAATTGAAAAGTCTTAAATTATTTGATTgcgtgaaataagtatttgatcccctgcccCTACCAACCTGGAAGAATTCTGACCCCCACAGACAGGCTACGTGCCAGCGCAGCACAGAAAGG
This genomic interval from Dunckerocampus dactyliophorus isolate RoL2022-P2 chromosome 18, RoL_Ddac_1.1, whole genome shotgun sequence contains the following:
- the nfil3-2 gene encoding nuclear factor, interleukin 3 regulated, member 2, translating into MENLTSALKNSGSNINCLETFSGYEESLPPLQGTPTRLGRIIKPKPNATCRRKREFISDEKKDASYWEKRRKNNEAAKRSREKRRLNDMVLENRVIALNDENVRLKTELLQLKLRFGLISTASYIEKSQQIGATGNSTGNGGSSSSSSSSTQYYSSGYSSSSQVMMNSDSSETEQSGRSDGHRQLVKYSPRGSLSDMSDGSSRDSPEPVPFEIKQEGDRLEMDITNGTTTQIMFNIHRGLASVPTHHHLQQHSQEMEAAYHSQQQQHHLHHQQQHQEPVPSITNQPAPQPPAAQRSVILYGSSSASYAVDSLTRSQDTDVQKQSSSSSQACVSQQPHSFAESSTETLTEVTKQLERKTLDSPPYELAGSHNEAGERQVYKVCQQTLREHQETVLSAEVIHRQVEEVSHPHLYHHQPHPSYLSAQDEEPPVLAYEGELPNEAYYQGQSSSSGKDTSSSDGDPRSSDKEASTDDEESPSSSCSDLGNYPNRHLSSTHQPGSPQPSSQSCSQAHGRDPQGEVKGTALPHKLRLKHRAMSSGSTGGHCSGQESPTTPPSATPPPLPQHPYLSLSPQQNIKGLSPGVASILAASEGEGKRRENGKKETGGRRNKRRD